A window of the Deinobacterium chartae genome harbors these coding sequences:
- the ablA gene encoding lysine 2,3-aminomutase, with product MTHPQATVRSQLMLPRNHRAPLWKDVPDELWYDWKWQLKNRINSVEELEQVIRLTESERRGASAEGIFRLDITPYFASLMDPEDPTCPVRRQVIPTEEELQPFTSMMEDSLAEDKHSPVPGLVHRYPDRVLMLVTTQCASYCRYCTRSRIVGDPTETFRPDEYRMQLDYLRKNTQVRDVLLSGGDPLTLAPKVLAGLLAELRKIEHIEIVRIGTRVPVFMPMRVTQELCDVLAEHHPLWMNIHVNHPKEITPEVAEACDRLTRAGIPLGNQAVLLRGVNDHPVIMQKLMRELVKIRVRPYYIYQCDLVHGAGHLRTTVAKGLEIMESLRGHTSGYSVPTYVVDAPGGGGKIPVAPNYVLAQSPEKVILRNFEGYIAAYSEPTDYTGPDQAVPEEWIRKEPGQTGIYGLMQGERISIEPAEFAQSRQREGAIQHRLNSDQAKWAAFGVGKDNELPMADSNPVGQSADD from the coding sequence ATGACCCATCCCCAGGCGACCGTTCGTTCGCAGCTGATGCTGCCCCGCAACCACCGTGCTCCCCTCTGGAAAGATGTTCCCGACGAGCTGTGGTACGACTGGAAGTGGCAGCTGAAAAACCGCATCAACTCGGTCGAGGAACTCGAGCAGGTCATCCGGCTCACCGAATCCGAGCGCCGTGGTGCGTCCGCCGAGGGCATCTTCCGCCTCGACATCACGCCGTACTTCGCCTCGCTGATGGACCCCGAGGATCCCACCTGCCCGGTGCGCCGTCAGGTGATCCCCACCGAGGAGGAACTGCAGCCGTTCACCTCGATGATGGAGGACTCGCTGGCCGAGGACAAACACAGCCCCGTGCCCGGTCTGGTCCACCGCTACCCCGACCGCGTGCTGATGCTGGTCACCACCCAGTGCGCCTCGTACTGCCGCTACTGCACCCGCTCGCGCATCGTCGGTGATCCGACCGAGACCTTCCGGCCCGACGAGTACCGGATGCAGCTCGACTACCTGCGCAAGAACACGCAGGTGCGCGACGTGCTGCTCTCGGGCGGCGACCCGCTGACCCTGGCGCCCAAGGTGCTCGCCGGGCTGCTCGCCGAGCTGCGCAAGATCGAGCACATCGAGATCGTGCGCATCGGCACCCGCGTGCCGGTGTTCATGCCCATGCGCGTCACCCAGGAGCTGTGCGACGTGCTGGCCGAGCACCACCCGCTGTGGATGAACATTCACGTCAACCACCCCAAGGAGATCACCCCCGAGGTGGCCGAGGCCTGCGACCGCCTGACCCGCGCGGGCATCCCGCTCGGCAACCAGGCGGTGCTGCTGCGCGGCGTGAACGACCACCCGGTGATCATGCAAAAACTCATGCGCGAGCTGGTCAAGATCCGCGTGCGTCCCTACTACATCTACCAGTGCGATCTGGTGCACGGCGCGGGTCACCTGCGCACCACCGTCGCCAAGGGCCTCGAGATCATGGAGAGCCTGCGCGGTCACACCTCGGGCTACTCGGTTCCCACCTACGTCGTAGACGCCCCCGGCGGCGGCGGCAAGATCCCGGTCGCGCCCAACTACGTGCTGGCCCAGAGCCCCGAGAAGGTCATCTTGCGCAACTTCGAGGGCTACATCGCGGCTTACAGCGAACCCACCGACTACACCGGCCCCGATCAGGCCGTCCCCGAGGAGTGGATTCGCAAGGAACCCGGCCAGACCGGCATCTACGGCCTGATGCAGGGCGAGCGCATCTCGATCGAACCCGCCGAATTCGCCCAGTCGCGCCAGCGCGAGGGAGCCATCCAGCACCGCCTCAACTCGGATCAGGCCAAGTGGGCCGCGTTCGGGGTCGGCAAGGATAACGAGCTGCCCATGGCCGACAGCAACCCGGTCGGTCAGAGCGCCGACGACTGA
- a CDS encoding Lrp/AsnC family transcriptional regulator, whose protein sequence is MKERLDATDARILHELQTDARLSMRELGRRVNLSAPAVTERVRRLEDAGIITGYRATVNPHPLGRTITAFIGVQDSGQRDPMLVKWAKARDGVLECHSVTGENSCMLRVAVSSIAELETILGELIQMGFTCSTSIVLSTPLSGKMLIPALQPVR, encoded by the coding sequence ATGAAAGAACGACTCGATGCCACCGACGCCCGGATTCTGCACGAACTCCAGACGGACGCCCGCCTTTCCATGCGCGAGCTGGGCCGCCGGGTGAACCTCTCGGCCCCGGCCGTCACCGAACGGGTGCGCCGCCTCGAGGACGCAGGCATCATCACCGGTTACCGCGCCACCGTGAACCCGCACCCGCTGGGGCGCACCATCACCGCCTTCATCGGCGTGCAAGACAGCGGCCAGCGCGACCCCATGCTGGTGAAGTGGGCGAAGGCGCGCGACGGCGTGCTCGAGTGTCACTCGGTGACCGGCGAGAACTCGTGCATGCTGCGGGTGGCGGTCTCCTCTATCGCAGAACTCGAGACCATCTTGGGCGAACTGATCCAGATGGGCTTCACCTGCTCCACCTCGATCGTGCTGTCCACGCCCCTGAGCGGCAAGATGCTGATCCCCGCGCTTCAGCCGGTCCGTTAA
- a CDS encoding alpha/beta hydrolase-fold protein, translating to MLLGPPFLETVELTFTLRSLPENTPPGSAFYLRTNLEGYLPDLEENRFQREEGRWILRRRVPLGALLAYKVTRGSVDHEEGDAWGCRCPARQHVVLHDKMMDLEVLSWQDLLSGERPSTRSGRIEPLLIHSPELDADLEVLVYLPPGHAHGSGRYPVLYLHDGDNVFDARTAFAGQEWGCDEAAEALAQEGLEGILVAVPVRGEQRSRDYTPFPARVNRLSPNAHNYLRFLTDTLKPEIDRRYRTRPHVASTGLAGSSFGGLVSLYGGLTRRDVFGFIGALSPSMWVGDHALEEFVRQAWAPMSRVYVDMGTLEGEDLDSSRYLVGLARQLAEGLVPRVREVRLAIGEGHWHDEPAWAARFPAMLRWFLEG from the coding sequence GTGCTGCTCGGGCCGCCCTTCCTCGAGACGGTCGAACTGACCTTCACCCTGCGCTCCCTGCCCGAAAACACCCCGCCGGGAAGCGCTTTTTACCTGCGGACCAACCTCGAGGGCTACCTGCCGGACCTCGAGGAGAACCGCTTTCAGCGCGAGGAAGGTCGGTGGATTCTGCGCCGCCGCGTGCCGCTCGGCGCCCTGCTGGCTTACAAGGTGACGCGCGGCAGCGTGGACCACGAGGAAGGAGACGCCTGGGGCTGCCGGTGTCCGGCACGCCAGCACGTTGTCTTACACGACAAGATGATGGACCTCGAGGTGCTCAGCTGGCAGGACCTGCTCTCCGGCGAGCGGCCCTCGACGCGCAGCGGTCGCATCGAGCCGCTGCTCATTCACAGTCCCGAGCTCGACGCGGACCTCGAGGTGCTGGTTTACCTGCCGCCCGGCCACGCACACGGCAGCGGCCGCTACCCGGTGCTGTACCTGCACGACGGCGACAACGTCTTCGATGCGCGCACCGCCTTTGCGGGCCAGGAGTGGGGCTGCGACGAGGCGGCCGAAGCCCTGGCACAAGAAGGCCTCGAGGGAATCCTGGTGGCGGTTCCGGTGCGCGGCGAGCAGCGCAGCCGTGACTACACGCCGTTTCCCGCGAGGGTCAACCGGCTCAGCCCGAACGCTCACAACTACCTTCGTTTTCTGACCGACACGCTCAAACCCGAGATCGACCGCCGCTACCGCACCCGACCCCACGTGGCCTCGACCGGGCTGGCGGGCAGCAGTTTCGGAGGGTTGGTCAGCCTGTACGGGGGCCTGACCCGCCGCGACGTGTTCGGCTTTATCGGGGCCCTCAGCCCCTCGATGTGGGTCGGGGACCATGCCCTCGAGGAGTTCGTGCGTCAGGCCTGGGCCCCCATGAGCCGCGTGTACGTGGACATGGGCACCCTCGAGGGCGAGGACCTGGACAGTTCGCGCTATCTGGTCGGGCTGGCCCGGCAGCTGGCCGAGGGCCTGGTCCCCCGGGTCCGCGAGGTGCGCCTGGCGATCGGAGAGGGCCACTGGCACGACGAGCCCGCCTGGGCCGCGCGCTTTCCCGCAATGCTGCGGTGGTTCCTCGAGGGCTGA
- a CDS encoding L-glutamate gamma-semialdehyde dehydrogenase: protein MQTTLEGFLPFQHEPYFDYSNLEIAERQRAAFARIREQGPQNYPLIIGGERVFLEDSFEVRNPADPREVVGRFPKARGEHLEAAIRAAEEAYATWQHSDPLQRAAILMRAGQIFRARRMELNAYMSLENGKNWVEADGEVAESVDHCEFFAREAVRWAAGKSVSPLSYEHVTMTYEPIGVVAVISPWNFPSAIPIGMAFGAIAAGNTVVLKPASESPISAYLFCEIMEQAGLPKGVLNLLTGEDSEMGDPLVDHPRVRMVAFTGSREIGCRIYERAAKVQPGQIWLKRVMAEMGGKDATVVCADADLEAAAQGIVAAAFGYSGQKCSACSRAIIEDSVYDQVLDRVVELSRKLVVGLPEDNADVGPVIHADSARRILEYIEEGKRTAKLVLGGERAEVRAADGTVLEGGFIQPTIFSEVDRSSKLFREEIFGPVLAVTRARDWKHALELANDSEYGLTGAFYSKDPEKIAYARRHFHVGNLYVNRKCTGAMSGTHSFGGYNMSGTGAKVGGPDYLFYFLQAKTTAQKY, encoded by the coding sequence ATGCAGACCACCCTCGAGGGCTTCCTGCCCTTTCAGCACGAGCCCTACTTCGACTACAGCAACCTCGAGATCGCCGAGCGCCAGCGCGCCGCGTTCGCCCGCATCCGCGAGCAGGGCCCGCAGAACTACCCGCTGATCATCGGCGGCGAGCGGGTCTTCCTCGAGGACAGCTTCGAGGTGCGCAACCCCGCCGACCCCCGCGAGGTGGTGGGGCGCTTTCCCAAGGCGCGCGGCGAGCACCTCGAGGCGGCGATTCGCGCGGCCGAGGAGGCCTACGCCACCTGGCAGCACTCGGACCCGCTGCAGCGCGCCGCGATCCTGATGCGCGCCGGACAGATCTTCCGCGCGCGGCGCATGGAACTGAACGCCTACATGAGCCTCGAGAACGGCAAGAACTGGGTCGAGGCCGACGGCGAGGTGGCCGAGAGCGTGGATCACTGCGAGTTCTTCGCGCGCGAGGCGGTGCGCTGGGCGGCGGGCAAGAGCGTTTCGCCCCTGAGTTACGAGCACGTCACCATGACCTACGAGCCCATCGGGGTGGTGGCGGTCATCAGCCCCTGGAATTTCCCCTCGGCCATCCCGATCGGCATGGCCTTCGGGGCGATCGCGGCGGGCAACACCGTGGTTCTCAAGCCCGCCTCGGAGTCTCCCATCTCGGCCTACCTGTTCTGCGAGATCATGGAGCAGGCCGGACTGCCCAAGGGCGTGCTGAACCTGCTCACCGGCGAGGACTCGGAGATGGGTGATCCGCTGGTGGACCACCCGCGCGTGCGCATGGTGGCCTTTACCGGCTCGCGCGAGATCGGCTGCCGCATCTACGAGCGCGCGGCCAAGGTGCAGCCCGGCCAGATCTGGCTCAAGCGGGTGATGGCCGAGATGGGCGGCAAGGACGCCACGGTGGTGTGCGCCGACGCCGACCTCGAGGCAGCAGCACAAGGCATCGTGGCCGCCGCTTTCGGCTACTCGGGCCAGAAGTGCTCGGCCTGCTCGCGCGCCATCATCGAAGACAGCGTGTACGACCAGGTGCTCGACCGCGTGGTGGAACTCAGCCGCAAGCTGGTGGTCGGCCTGCCCGAGGACAACGCCGACGTGGGGCCGGTCATTCACGCGGACTCGGCCCGGCGCATCCTCGAGTACATCGAGGAGGGCAAGCGCACGGCCAAGCTGGTGCTGGGCGGCGAGCGCGCCGAGGTGCGCGCAGCGGACGGCACGGTCCTTGAGGGCGGCTTTATTCAGCCCACCATCTTCTCCGAGGTGGACCGCAGCTCGAAGCTGTTCCGCGAGGAGATCTTCGGGCCCGTGCTGGCCGTGACCCGCGCGCGCGACTGGAAGCATGCCCTGGAGCTTGCCAACGACTCGGAATACGGCCTGACCGGCGCTTTTTACAGCAAGGACCCCGAGAAGATCGCTTACGCCCGCCGCCACTTCCACGTCGGCAACCTGTACGTGAACCGCAAGTGCACCGGCGCTATGAGCGGCACCCACTCGTTCGGCGGCTACAACATGAGCGGCACCGGCGCCAAGGTGGGCGGTCCGGATTACCTGTTCTACTTTCTGCAGGCCAAAACCACCGCCCAGAAGTACTGA
- a CDS encoding DinB family protein: MDDTATLNHGPSSEVLARTFVGPGAFVRWEAALEDLSAADAVRVPAGSPHSVAQVVAHVDFWMRWILETLGGRPQPWPQHAEGGWPEVSEADWAALRDGLLARLRRAAELARDEEFTARVAYRNDTAGKALMDFAFHNAYHLGQVVLIRRMLGAWPPPSGGDTW; this comes from the coding sequence ATGGACGACACGGCAACGCTCAACCACGGTCCCTCGAGCGAAGTGCTGGCCCGCACCTTCGTGGGCCCGGGCGCTTTCGTGCGCTGGGAAGCTGCCCTCGAGGACCTGTCTGCCGCGGACGCGGTGCGGGTTCCAGCGGGCTCGCCGCACTCGGTGGCCCAGGTGGTCGCCCACGTGGACTTCTGGATGCGCTGGATCCTCGAGACCCTGGGGGGCCGACCGCAGCCCTGGCCGCAGCACGCCGAGGGCGGCTGGCCCGAGGTGAGCGAGGCGGACTGGGCGGCGCTGCGCGACGGCCTGCTCGCTCGGCTGCGCCGCGCCGCCGAGCTCGCACGCGACGAGGAGTTCACCGCCCGGGTGGCGTACCGCAACGACACGGCGGGCAAGGCGCTGATGGACTTCGCTTTTCACAACGCCTACCACCTGGGGCAGGTGGTCTTGATCCGCCGCATGCTGGGGGCATGGCCGCCCCCCTCGGGCGGCGATACGTGGTGA
- a CDS encoding aspartate aminotransferase family protein encodes MSSVFYRSNKTYPTAVRGEGVYLWDAQGKRYLDAASGALVANLGHGNERVARALAEQARTLPFVHGSQFTSEAYERYAARLAALMPRAGYRFWAVSGGSEATESALKLARQYHLERGERSRYRVISRKPSYHGASLGALAASGMGARREIYRPLMQEDAFPKIAKPDPRKDGAEDARQLEALILELGPETVACFIAEPVGGASDPALTPAPGYWTEIRRICDRYGVLFVADEVMCGLGRAGLPLASLEEPAAVPDIVVLGKGLAAGYAPLAGLLASPEIYAAVMGGSGAFKHGFTYAGHPVCLAAGDAVLDILLEERLFERSAQLGARLLRGLTELMARFEFILEVRGQGLMLGMVLGDPATGEAFETPGLAERIGRAAFESGLITYPGSGALDGYRGDHLLLGPPLNTRDDEAEELLGLLEGALRRVAPQVGAAR; translated from the coding sequence ATGAGCAGCGTTTTTTACCGTTCGAACAAGACCTACCCCACCGCCGTGCGCGGCGAGGGCGTGTACCTGTGGGACGCGCAGGGCAAGCGCTACCTGGACGCCGCCTCGGGAGCGCTGGTCGCCAACTTGGGGCACGGCAACGAGCGCGTCGCCCGGGCGCTGGCCGAGCAGGCCCGCACCCTGCCGTTCGTGCACGGCAGCCAGTTCACCTCGGAAGCGTACGAGCGCTACGCCGCGCGGCTGGCCGCCCTGATGCCGCGCGCGGGCTACCGCTTCTGGGCGGTCTCGGGCGGATCCGAGGCGACCGAGAGTGCCCTCAAGCTCGCGCGCCAGTACCACCTCGAGCGCGGCGAACGCTCGAGGTACCGCGTGATCTCGCGCAAACCCTCGTACCACGGGGCCAGCTTGGGCGCGCTGGCCGCCTCGGGCATGGGGGCGCGGCGCGAGATCTACCGCCCGCTGATGCAAGAGGACGCTTTTCCCAAGATTGCCAAGCCCGACCCGCGCAAAGACGGAGCCGAGGACGCCCGGCAACTCGAGGCCCTGATCCTCGAGCTCGGCCCCGAAACGGTCGCGTGCTTTATCGCCGAGCCGGTCGGGGGTGCGAGCGACCCGGCCCTGACCCCCGCGCCCGGCTACTGGACAGAAATCCGCCGCATCTGCGACCGTTACGGGGTGCTGTTCGTGGCCGACGAGGTGATGTGCGGCCTGGGGCGTGCGGGCCTGCCGCTGGCCTCGCTCGAGGAGCCCGCAGCGGTGCCGGACATCGTGGTGCTGGGCAAGGGCCTCGCGGCCGGTTATGCGCCGCTGGCCGGTCTGCTGGCCAGCCCCGAGATCTACGCGGCGGTCATGGGCGGCTCGGGGGCCTTCAAGCACGGCTTCACCTACGCCGGGCACCCGGTGTGCCTGGCCGCGGGCGACGCGGTGCTGGACATCCTGCTCGAGGAGCGCCTGTTCGAGCGCAGCGCGCAGTTGGGCGCACGCCTGCTGCGGGGGCTGACCGAGCTCATGGCACGCTTCGAGTTCATCCTCGAGGTGCGCGGGCAGGGGCTGATGCTGGGCATGGTGCTGGGTGACCCTGCGACCGGCGAGGCCTTCGAAACCCCGGGGCTGGCGGAGCGGATCGGCCGCGCGGCGTTCGAGAGCGGCCTGATCACCTACCCCGGGTCGGGCGCGCTGGACGGCTACCGCGGCGATCACCTGCTGCTGGGCCCACCGCTGAACACCCGCGACGACGAGGCCGAGGAACTGCTGGGCCTGCTCGAGGGGGCTCTGCGCCGCGTGGCGCCGCAGGTGGGTGCGGCGCGCTGA
- a CDS encoding WecB/TagA/CpsF family glycosyltransferase, translating to MPERLELLGYPLDAVDLEGAVRVLLGWMDAPGAQPHTVITLNPEIVVQADADLELARVIRQADLVTADGVGIVWAAKRLLRRELPGRAPGYDLSVRLLEERGPSLRVFFLGGKPGVAEAAAQRARALYGVQVVGSAHGYFKHDGVEDRAVAERIRDARPELLLTALGAGKQEGFNERFRDLMGVPVSIGVGGTLDVLAGTANLAPEWTRRLGVEWIWRVAGDRKRWGRAPRLGQFVLRVLRTR from the coding sequence GTGCCTGAACGCCTGGAGCTGTTGGGCTACCCGCTCGACGCGGTGGACCTCGAGGGGGCCGTGCGCGTGCTGCTCGGCTGGATGGACGCGCCCGGCGCACAGCCGCACACCGTGATTACCTTAAACCCCGAGATCGTGGTGCAGGCGGACGCCGACTTGGAACTTGCCCGTGTGATCCGCCAGGCCGACTTGGTCACCGCCGACGGGGTGGGGATCGTGTGGGCCGCCAAGCGCCTGCTGCGGCGCGAACTGCCCGGGCGCGCTCCGGGCTATGACCTTTCGGTGCGCCTCCTCGAGGAGCGGGGGCCGTCGCTGCGGGTTTTCTTTCTGGGCGGCAAGCCCGGGGTGGCCGAGGCGGCCGCGCAGCGGGCACGCGCCCTGTACGGAGTGCAGGTGGTCGGAAGCGCGCACGGCTACTTCAAACACGATGGCGTGGAGGACCGCGCGGTGGCCGAGCGGATCCGCGACGCGCGCCCGGAGCTGCTGCTGACCGCTCTGGGGGCCGGAAAGCAGGAGGGCTTCAACGAGCGTTTCCGTGATCTGATGGGTGTCCCGGTCAGCATCGGAGTGGGCGGGACCCTGGATGTGCTGGCCGGCACGGCCAACCTTGCGCCCGAGTGGACCCGGCGTCTGGGCGTGGAGTGGATCTGGCGAGTGGCAGGCGACCGTAAGCGCTGGGGACGGGCACCCCGGCTGGGACAGTTCGTGCTGCGCGTTCTGCGGACGCGCTAG
- a CDS encoding 2-phosphosulfolactate phosphatase: protein MRLKVDLLPKSSYPDVVIVVDVLRATTTAPILLGVTDQLFVTPSLRSARAYAQEHGLLLAGEREGMPPEGFNYGASPAALRTLKLDRDVVLTTENGPRALEQVEGAKSVLLGSFYNARAVLEEAARRATEEIALVCAGQNGNETLEDTVCAGFLARRLEKMLPEVELRDSARLAMALLRAFPDPQEALVQSTAGKLLARLDLHEDLAVSSLISQTEVVPVLKDTLGGEGGKIYRFERA, encoded by the coding sequence ATGCGACTCAAAGTGGATCTGCTCCCCAAGAGCTCGTATCCCGACGTGGTCATTGTCGTCGATGTTCTGCGCGCGACGACCACCGCGCCCATATTGCTCGGCGTGACGGATCAGCTTTTCGTAACTCCTTCCCTGCGTTCTGCCCGCGCCTACGCGCAGGAGCACGGCCTGCTGCTCGCAGGCGAGCGCGAGGGCATGCCTCCCGAAGGCTTCAACTACGGGGCCAGCCCGGCCGCGCTGCGGACGCTCAAGCTCGACCGCGATGTGGTGCTGACCACCGAAAACGGCCCGCGCGCCCTTGAGCAGGTTGAGGGTGCCAAGAGCGTGCTGCTCGGCTCGTTCTACAACGCCCGCGCGGTCCTCGAGGAGGCCGCGCGCCGCGCCACCGAGGAGATCGCGCTGGTGTGCGCCGGACAGAACGGCAACGAGACCCTCGAGGACACGGTGTGCGCCGGTTTCCTGGCGCGGCGCCTCGAGAAGATGCTGCCCGAGGTGGAACTGCGCGACTCGGCGCGGCTGGCGATGGCCCTGCTGCGCGCCTTCCCGGACCCGCAGGAGGCGTTGGTGCAGTCCACCGCCGGCAAACTGCTGGCCCGCCTGGACCTGCACGAGGATCTGGCGGTCTCCAGCCTGATCTCGCAGACCGAGGTGGTGCCGGTCCTCAAGGACACCCTGGGTGGGGAGGGCGGTAAGATCTACCGCTTCGAACGTGCCTGA
- a CDS encoding Crp/Fnr family transcriptional regulator, whose translation MMTDLLSQLPDDARGALTASLRTQRFERGSIIYHTEDPAQTIYFLRRGRVRLYRIGSSAREVTIAVHEPEEIFGEIALESGVDYGMYAEALEDCEVQMLGAETLRKLMLAHPALNVMLSAQLARQGQTVQTRLTHLVFLEVSQRLALTLLRLADQDSEVAEGGKRRLRGRISHQDLAHLVGSTRETITKLLGEFKDRGYLDLGYRRIVLLDEDGLQEAALTRSGA comes from the coding sequence ATGATGACCGACCTCCTGAGCCAGCTCCCCGATGACGCCCGGGGCGCACTGACCGCGTCGCTGCGCACCCAGCGCTTCGAACGCGGCAGCATCATCTACCACACCGAAGACCCGGCTCAGACCATCTACTTTCTGCGCCGGGGCCGCGTCCGACTGTACCGCATCGGGTCGAGTGCCCGCGAGGTCACCATCGCCGTTCATGAACCGGAGGAGATCTTTGGTGAGATCGCCCTCGAGTCGGGCGTGGACTACGGCATGTACGCCGAAGCCCTGGAGGACTGCGAGGTACAGATGCTCGGTGCCGAGACGCTGCGCAAGCTGATGCTGGCCCACCCCGCCCTGAACGTGATGCTCTCGGCCCAGCTGGCACGCCAGGGGCAGACCGTCCAGACCCGGCTGACCCACCTGGTGTTCCTCGAGGTCTCGCAGCGGCTGGCTTTGACCCTGCTGCGGCTGGCCGACCAGGACTCGGAGGTCGCCGAGGGCGGCAAACGGCGCCTGCGCGGACGCATCTCGCACCAGGACCTCGCGCACCTGGTCGGCTCGACCCGCGAGACCATCACCAAGCTGCTGGGCGAGTTCAAGGACCGCGGCTACCTCGACTTGGGGTACCGCCGCATCGTGCTGCTCGACGAGGACGGCCTGCAAGAGGCCGCCCTGACCCGATCGGGCGCGTGA
- the bshC gene encoding bacillithiol biosynthesis cysteine-adding enzyme BshC codes for MSAPQVARSIAAAYRSGELRSFYRLEPGDLEGALQTPSAVNRARLAEALRAYHRDLGTLDAALEERLTRLAHPESRVVVTGQQAGLLLGPAFSVHKAADAALLARQLDREDRPVLPIFWVASQDHDAAEVAEASLLDLEEQLLHLTLPLPSGRPVGRIALEDGWVRQTLELIEAFAAPEEHKHPVRELIRWAAEGARSYADWFARMAQRLLADFGLIVFDPMHPALAELFVPALAHELEQPLAGAHRIEDAAAELLARGFEPQLRRPTGATNLFLEGPDGQRRLLRFDGESFYAERRYSREELRRILELDPSKLTPAAGLRPILQDAVLPTAVFVVGPGELAYATQLGQLYGLHGLQQPLLWPRLTVTWLEPPVARILRHYGLEAATFQADPQAALERAAMGRSGASENFREHLLELELLFERLAQSVTPLDPTLEGAVHRSRVRVLGHIARLERKVAAALVRREEQTEGQFARLRLHLLPHGVPQERELSFLTFLLKHGRAPLDALRSLAPGSRVTLEL; via the coding sequence GTGAGCGCGCCGCAGGTCGCGCGCAGCATCGCCGCCGCCTACCGCAGCGGCGAACTGCGCAGCTTCTACCGACTCGAACCGGGCGACCTCGAGGGCGCCTTACAGACCCCCAGCGCCGTGAACCGCGCGCGGCTCGCCGAGGCGCTGCGCGCCTACCACCGCGACCTGGGCACGCTGGACGCCGCTCTCGAGGAACGCCTGACCCGCCTGGCACACCCCGAGTCGCGGGTGGTCGTGACCGGCCAGCAGGCCGGGCTGCTGCTGGGACCGGCCTTCTCGGTTCACAAGGCTGCAGACGCCGCGCTGCTGGCCCGCCAGCTCGACCGTGAGGATCGTCCGGTACTGCCGATCTTCTGGGTGGCCAGCCAGGACCACGACGCCGCCGAGGTGGCCGAAGCCAGCCTGCTCGACCTCGAGGAGCAGCTGCTGCACCTGACCCTGCCGCTGCCCAGCGGCCGCCCGGTGGGGCGCATCGCCCTCGAGGACGGCTGGGTGCGCCAGACCCTCGAGCTGATCGAGGCTTTTGCCGCTCCCGAGGAGCACAAACACCCGGTGCGCGAGCTGATCCGCTGGGCCGCCGAGGGGGCCCGCAGCTACGCGGACTGGTTTGCGCGCATGGCCCAGCGGCTGCTGGCCGACTTCGGCCTGATCGTGTTCGACCCGATGCACCCGGCCCTGGCCGAGCTGTTCGTCCCGGCCCTCGCGCACGAGCTCGAGCAGCCGTTGGCCGGAGCGCACCGCATCGAGGACGCCGCCGCCGAACTGCTCGCACGCGGCTTCGAGCCGCAGCTGCGCCGCCCCACCGGGGCCACGAACCTGTTCCTCGAGGGGCCCGACGGGCAGCGCCGCCTGCTGCGCTTCGACGGCGAGAGCTTCTACGCCGAGCGGCGCTACAGCCGCGAGGAACTGCGGCGCATCCTGGAACTCGATCCCTCCAAGCTCACCCCGGCGGCGGGTCTGCGCCCGATCCTGCAAGACGCGGTCTTGCCCACCGCCGTGTTCGTGGTGGGGCCGGGCGAGCTGGCCTACGCCACCCAGCTGGGGCAACTCTACGGCCTGCACGGCCTGCAGCAGCCGCTGCTGTGGCCGCGCCTGACCGTGACCTGGCTTGAACCGCCGGTCGCGCGCATCCTGCGACATTACGGCCTCGAGGCCGCCACGTTCCAGGCCGACCCGCAAGCGGCGCTCGAGCGCGCGGCGATGGGCCGCAGCGGCGCTTCGGAAAACTTCCGCGAGCACCTGCTCGAACTCGAGCTGCTGTTCGAGCGGCTGGCGCAGAGCGTGACCCCGCTGGACCCGACGCTCGAGGGAGCCGTGCACCGCTCGAGGGTGCGCGTGCTCGGGCACATCGCCCGCCTGGAACGCAAGGTGGCCGCCGCCCTGGTGCGGCGCGAGGAGCAGACCGAGGGCCAGTTCGCGCGCCTGCGGCTGCACCTGCTGCCGCACGGCGTGCCGCAGGAGCGCGAGCTGTCGTTCCTGACCTTCTTGCTCAAGCACGGCCGAGCCCCGCTCGACGCACTGCGCTCGCTGGCACCGGGAAGCCGGGTAACGCTGGAGCTGTAA